Proteins encoded in a region of the Brevundimonas vesicularis genome:
- a CDS encoding peptidylprolyl isomerase has translation MLTAFRAFSRSKWAAALLVLIAISFVIVGARMDVFSNLGPKHVIDAGDRSMNEVEFRTAFDQVRERLQQQVGRPLTNQELVAENIHVRFLTEQTQQLGFLNWAYKAGIRPGKELIVKQIRQIPAFFNSVTGQFDQQAYEAALAQQNLTPAMLEQDLRDQYATEHFGAAVFAGARVPRIYGALLAGSAFESRDGRWFEVTPAMAGQIPAPTDAQLNAFIQENADRLRAPEFRMVSVVLFTPEASANAPISEDRIRERFEFKKDTLSKPETRSFVTLTAPNRETAQKIAAALRAGQSPADVGRANNITPAAFNETPRSAIGDAATAAAVFGLQANQVSNPVQAGVGFAVAKVTAVQPAAPATLDSAREELIQELRAEDVKTQTYAKVEKYEAARTAGKNLADAAREAGGRVVDLPPFTKDGKLPNGQALNAPPQIFETTWSLTKGGESDVIDAGQGQYFAVRVNDIRPSALPTLAEVREPLAAQWIQRETMRRLSAKAEELTTRVRNGEDIAAVARSVNAPLTVRTGVIRNQQTQEALGQGVLQGLFGQSKGQAFSQPASQTAYVVGRVDNVRAANPAVAGPLAEQVRPRLTQELVQAMVESSVSAGAQRSKAKNDPAQALSALGLSGGATPAAPAQ, from the coding sequence ATGCTCACCGCCTTCCGCGCCTTCTCTCGATCCAAATGGGCGGCCGCCCTGCTTGTCCTGATCGCGATCAGCTTCGTGATCGTCGGCGCGCGGATGGACGTCTTCTCCAACCTTGGACCGAAACACGTCATCGACGCGGGCGACCGCTCGATGAACGAAGTCGAGTTCCGCACCGCCTTCGATCAGGTGCGTGAACGGTTGCAGCAGCAGGTCGGCCGTCCCCTGACGAACCAGGAGCTGGTTGCAGAAAACATCCACGTGCGCTTCCTGACCGAGCAGACGCAACAGCTGGGTTTCCTGAACTGGGCCTACAAGGCGGGCATCCGCCCGGGCAAGGAACTGATTGTCAAGCAAATCCGCCAGATTCCGGCCTTCTTCAACTCGGTCACCGGACAGTTCGACCAGCAGGCCTATGAGGCTGCGCTTGCGCAGCAGAACCTGACCCCCGCCATGCTGGAGCAGGACCTGCGCGACCAATACGCCACGGAGCATTTCGGCGCCGCCGTCTTCGCCGGCGCCCGCGTGCCGCGCATCTATGGCGCGCTGCTGGCCGGTTCCGCCTTCGAAAGCCGCGACGGTCGTTGGTTCGAGGTTACCCCCGCGATGGCCGGTCAGATTCCCGCCCCGACCGACGCCCAGTTAAACGCCTTCATCCAGGAGAACGCCGACCGCCTGCGCGCGCCCGAGTTCCGCATGGTGTCGGTGGTTCTGTTCACGCCTGAGGCTTCAGCCAATGCGCCGATCTCGGAAGACCGCATCCGCGAGCGCTTCGAGTTCAAGAAGGACACGCTGAGCAAGCCTGAGACGCGCTCGTTCGTCACCCTGACCGCGCCAAACCGCGAGACGGCCCAGAAGATCGCCGCCGCCCTGCGCGCGGGCCAATCGCCCGCCGACGTCGGCCGCGCCAACAACATCACGCCGGCCGCCTTCAACGAAACGCCCCGCTCGGCCATCGGCGACGCCGCAACCGCAGCCGCCGTCTTCGGCCTGCAAGCCAATCAGGTGTCCAACCCGGTCCAGGCCGGTGTCGGCTTCGCCGTCGCCAAGGTCACGGCCGTCCAACCCGCCGCGCCCGCGACGCTGGACAGCGCTCGCGAGGAACTGATCCAGGAACTGCGCGCCGAGGATGTGAAGACCCAGACCTACGCCAAGGTCGAGAAGTACGAAGCCGCCCGTACGGCGGGCAAGAACTTGGCTGACGCCGCGCGTGAGGCCGGCGGTCGCGTCGTCGATCTGCCGCCCTTCACCAAGGACGGCAAGCTGCCGAACGGTCAGGCGCTGAACGCCCCGCCACAAATCTTCGAGACGACCTGGAGCCTGACCAAGGGCGGCGAAAGCGACGTCATCGACGCCGGTCAGGGCCAGTATTTCGCCGTGCGCGTCAACGACATCCGCCCGTCGGCCCTGCCGACCCTGGCAGAGGTTCGCGAGCCGCTGGCGGCCCAATGGATCCAGCGGGAGACAATGCGTCGCCTGTCGGCCAAGGCTGAAGAGCTGACGACCCGCGTGCGCAATGGCGAAGACATCGCCGCGGTCGCCCGCTCGGTCAATGCGCCGCTGACCGTGCGCACCGGCGTCATCCGCAATCAGCAGACCCAGGAAGCCCTGGGTCAAGGCGTGCTTCAAGGTCTGTTCGGCCAATCCAAGGGCCAGGCCTTCTCGCAGCCGGCGTCGCAAACCGCCTATGTGGTCGGCCGCGTCGACAACGTCCGCGCCGCCAATCCGGCCGTAGCCGGTCCGCTGGCTGAGCAGGTCCGCCCGCGCCTGACCCAGGAGTTGGTGCAGGCGATGGTCGAATCGTCGGTCTCGGCGGGCGCTCAGCGCTCCAAGGCCAAGAACGACCCGGCCCAGGCGCTGTCGGCCCTGGGTCTGTCGGGTGGCGCAACGCCCGCCGCACCGGCGCAATGA
- the trpE gene encoding anthranilate synthase component I — MTDDASRDITLDAFAAGLSAGRPQVLVRRIIDDLETPVSAYLKLGRDRPYACLLESVEGGAVKGRYSILTLDPDVVWRCRSNAAELSRGSAIGEGRFMAEPLPALQSLRALIAASKFDLPEGLPPMAAGLFGVFGYDMVRLLEPLGAPNPDPLNLPDAVLTRPSLVAIFDSVRHEIVLVSAAYPDAGISPQEAFDTATARLDAFETALREPLPVRAAPQQTPPPVFTSPVDQPAFGEMVARAKDYIGAGDIFQVVLSHRFSAPWTDDPFAFYRSLRRQNPSPYLFYLNFEGFQLAGSSPEILVRLKDGEVTIRPLAGTRMRGATPEADKALEVELLADPKELAEHLMLLDLGRNDVGRVAAPGTVEVTESFVVERYSQVMHIVSNVRGKADPRLDAVDTLLAALPAGTLSGAPKVRAMEIIDELESEKRGVGYGGGVGYISAGGEADICITLRTALFADDRIFVQAGAGVVADSDPAAEYAETQHKARAPMRAAEDAWRFRTGNR, encoded by the coding sequence ATGACCGACGACGCTTCGCGCGACATCACGCTCGACGCCTTCGCGGCCGGCCTTTCGGCTGGTCGGCCGCAGGTCCTGGTTCGCCGGATTATCGACGACCTGGAAACCCCGGTCTCGGCCTATCTAAAGCTGGGGCGCGATCGGCCGTACGCCTGTCTGCTGGAATCGGTCGAGGGCGGTGCCGTCAAGGGACGCTATTCCATCCTGACGCTGGATCCCGATGTGGTCTGGCGTTGTCGATCCAACGCGGCGGAACTGTCGCGCGGCTCAGCCATAGGCGAAGGTCGGTTCATGGCCGAACCCCTGCCGGCGCTGCAATCCCTGCGCGCACTGATCGCGGCGTCGAAGTTCGATCTGCCGGAGGGATTGCCGCCTATGGCCGCCGGCCTGTTCGGCGTCTTCGGCTATGACATGGTGCGACTGCTGGAGCCGCTGGGCGCGCCAAACCCTGATCCGCTCAATCTGCCCGACGCCGTGCTGACACGGCCGTCGCTGGTGGCCATCTTCGATTCGGTTCGCCATGAGATCGTTCTGGTATCGGCCGCCTATCCCGACGCCGGCATCTCCCCGCAAGAGGCGTTCGACACCGCGACGGCGCGGCTGGATGCGTTCGAGACGGCCTTGCGCGAACCCCTGCCCGTTCGCGCCGCTCCGCAGCAAACGCCGCCTCCCGTCTTCACCTCGCCGGTGGACCAGCCGGCCTTCGGCGAGATGGTCGCCAGGGCCAAGGACTACATCGGCGCCGGCGACATCTTCCAAGTCGTGCTCAGCCATCGGTTCTCAGCTCCGTGGACGGACGATCCCTTCGCCTTCTATCGCTCGCTGCGTCGCCAGAACCCCTCGCCCTATCTGTTCTATCTGAACTTCGAAGGCTTCCAGCTCGCCGGCTCCAGCCCCGAGATCCTGGTTCGGCTGAAGGACGGCGAGGTCACGATCCGGCCGCTGGCCGGCACCCGCATGCGCGGCGCGACGCCAGAGGCGGACAAGGCGCTGGAAGTCGAACTGCTGGCTGATCCCAAGGAGCTGGCCGAGCATCTGATGCTGCTGGACCTCGGCCGCAACGATGTGGGCCGCGTCGCGGCGCCCGGCACGGTCGAAGTCACCGAGAGCTTTGTCGTCGAGCGCTACAGCCAGGTCATGCACATCGTCTCCAACGTGCGCGGCAAGGCCGATCCCAGGCTGGATGCGGTGGACACGCTGCTGGCCGCTCTGCCCGCCGGGACCCTGTCGGGTGCGCCCAAGGTGCGCGCGATGGAGATCATCGACGAACTGGAAAGCGAAAAGCGCGGCGTCGGTTACGGCGGCGGCGTCGGCTATATTTCAGCCGGCGGCGAGGCGGACATCTGCATCACCCTGCGCACCGCCCTGTTCGCTGACGATCGGATCTTCGTTCAGGCCGGGGCGGGCGTCGTCGCCGACAGCGATCCTGCGGCCGAATATGCCGAGACCCAGCACAAGGCGCGGGCGCCGATGCGGGCGGCGGAAGACGCCTGGCGCTTTCGCACCGGCAATCGCTAG
- a CDS encoding anthranilate synthase component II, whose translation MILVVDNYDSFTYNLVHYLAELGAPTHVVRNDDLTVDEAWALNPAAVLLSPGPCAPDQAGICLPLITTAPASMPILGVCLGHQAIGQAFGGDVIRAKTLMHGKTSPILHEGQSVFAGLPSPFTATRYHSLAVKRETLPDCLEVTAWTADGEIMGLQHRTRPIHGVQFHPESIATEHGHDMLANFLEIAGVKRLAAA comes from the coding sequence ATGATCCTCGTCGTCGATAACTACGACAGCTTCACCTACAATCTCGTCCACTACCTCGCGGAGTTGGGCGCGCCGACGCATGTGGTGCGCAACGACGACCTGACGGTGGACGAGGCGTGGGCGCTGAACCCCGCCGCCGTTCTGCTGTCGCCCGGCCCTTGCGCGCCCGATCAGGCGGGCATCTGTTTGCCGTTGATCACGACCGCGCCAGCGTCGATGCCGATCCTGGGCGTGTGCCTGGGTCATCAGGCCATCGGCCAGGCCTTCGGCGGCGACGTCATCCGCGCCAAGACCCTGATGCACGGCAAGACCTCGCCGATCCTGCATGAGGGCCAGAGCGTCTTCGCAGGCCTGCCCTCGCCCTTCACCGCCACACGCTATCACTCGCTGGCGGTAAAGCGCGAAACCCTGCCCGATTGCCTGGAAGTCACCGCCTGGACCGCCGACGGCGAGATCATGGGTTTGCAGCATCGCACCCGCCCGATCCACGGCGTGCAGTTCCACCCCGAATCCATCGCCACCGAACACGGTCACGACATGCTGGCCAACTTCCTCGAGATCGCCGGCGTAAAGCGCCTCGCGGCCGCCTGA
- the trpD gene encoding anthranilate phosphoribosyltransferase, with protein MGDGFKPILARLVEGHPLTSQQAHDFFAACLRGEPTPSQVAAAVTAMRMRGETVDEIAAFAGAMREAALTLDHPYEVIDTCGTGGDGQHTYNISTAAALVLAGAGLKVAKHGNRAMSSKSGSSDVLSILGVNLMASQAQQKKALDEAGICFLFAPAYHGAMRHVGPVRAEIGFRTVFNLLGPLSNPASARRQVMGVYDPRLLEPLAEVLGRLGATRAWTVHGQGLDELATSGPTDVAEWKDGAVRRFQVTPEDAGLPRASIADIRGGDAEENAVALRALLAGAAGPYRDIVLLNAAAALVVSDRAADLAEGAALAAGAIDDGRAAEALDRLARITSTPLESEEPA; from the coding sequence GTGGGCGACGGATTCAAGCCGATCCTCGCCCGACTGGTCGAGGGCCATCCCCTGACGTCCCAGCAGGCGCACGACTTTTTCGCCGCCTGCCTGCGCGGCGAGCCGACCCCGTCGCAGGTCGCCGCCGCCGTCACCGCCATGCGGATGCGCGGCGAGACCGTGGACGAGATCGCCGCCTTCGCGGGCGCCATGCGCGAGGCCGCCCTGACGCTGGATCATCCCTATGAGGTGATCGACACCTGCGGCACCGGGGGCGACGGTCAGCACACCTATAATATCTCGACCGCCGCGGCCCTGGTTCTAGCCGGCGCGGGTCTGAAGGTCGCCAAGCACGGCAACCGCGCAATGTCATCGAAATCAGGATCTTCCGACGTTCTGTCGATTTTGGGCGTAAACCTGATGGCGTCGCAGGCGCAGCAGAAGAAGGCGCTGGACGAGGCCGGTATCTGCTTCCTGTTCGCGCCCGCCTATCATGGGGCGATGCGTCACGTCGGGCCGGTGCGTGCCGAGATCGGTTTTCGCACCGTCTTCAACCTGTTGGGACCGCTTTCGAACCCGGCGTCTGCAAGACGACAGGTCATGGGCGTCTATGATCCGCGCCTGCTGGAGCCGCTGGCCGAGGTGCTGGGCCGGCTTGGCGCCACCCGGGCCTGGACCGTTCACGGCCAAGGCCTGGACGAACTGGCGACTTCCGGCCCCACGGACGTCGCCGAATGGAAGGATGGCGCGGTTCGTCGCTTCCAGGTCACGCCCGAGGACGCCGGCTTGCCGCGCGCCTCTATTGCAGACATTCGCGGCGGCGACGCCGAGGAGAATGCCGTCGCCCTGCGCGCGCTTCTGGCTGGCGCGGCCGGACCCTACCGCGACATCGTGCTGCTGAACGCCGCCGCCGCCCTCGTGGTGTCCGATCGCGCGGCCGATCTGGCCGAGGGCGCCGCGCTCGCGGCTGGCGCCATCGACGACGGTCGAGCCGCCGAGGCGCTGGATCGTCTGGCCCGCATCACCTCCACGCCGCTGGAAAGCGAAGAGCCCGCATGA
- the trpC gene encoding indole-3-glycerol phosphate synthase TrpC, translated as MTDVLDRIAAYKREDVAARKAATSQDTIEALARAASVPRGFRAALERVGEETGRPALIAEIKKASPSKGLIRPDFDPPALARAYEAGGAACLSVLTDGPSFQGDDAYLGQAREAVALPCLRKDFLVDPWQVAESRALGADCILIILAMVDDRLAAELLSEAERFGMDALIETHDEEEMARACALGGDLVGVNNRSLRTFEVDLETTERLSMLSPVRALLVAESGIFTPDDVARVSAAHAQAILVGESLMRQADVEAATRQLLFI; from the coding sequence ATGACCGACGTTCTGGACCGCATCGCCGCCTACAAGCGCGAGGACGTCGCCGCCCGCAAAGCGGCGACCTCACAGGACACGATTGAAGCCCTGGCCCGCGCCGCATCGGTCCCGCGCGGCTTTCGCGCTGCGTTGGAGCGGGTCGGAGAGGAAACCGGTCGTCCCGCCCTGATCGCCGAGATCAAGAAGGCCAGCCCGTCCAAGGGCCTGATCCGGCCCGATTTCGATCCGCCGGCCCTGGCCCGCGCCTATGAGGCCGGTGGCGCGGCCTGTCTGTCGGTCCTGACCGATGGCCCCAGCTTCCAAGGCGACGACGCCTATCTGGGGCAGGCCCGCGAGGCCGTCGCCCTGCCCTGCCTGCGCAAGGATTTCCTGGTCGATCCCTGGCAGGTCGCCGAAAGCCGCGCCTTGGGCGCCGACTGCATCCTGATCATCTTGGCAATGGTCGATGACCGGTTGGCCGCCGAGCTGCTATCGGAAGCCGAACGGTTCGGCATGGATGCGCTGATAGAGACCCACGACGAGGAAGAAATGGCGCGCGCCTGTGCGCTCGGCGGCGATCTGGTGGGGGTCAATAATCGTTCGCTGCGCACGTTTGAGGTCGATCTGGAAACCACGGAGCGGCTGTCCATGCTCAGCCCGGTGCGCGCTCTGCTGGTCGCCGAGAGCGGCATCTTTACGCCCGACGACGTGGCGCGCGTCTCGGCTGCCCATGCCCAGGCGATCCTGGTCGGCGAGAGCCTGATGCGCCAGGCCGATGTTGAGGCGGCGACCCGTCAGTTGCTGTTCATCTGA
- the lexA gene encoding transcriptional repressor LexA: protein MLTRKQHELLMFIHERIQETGVSPSFDEMKEALDLASKSGIHRLITALEERGFIRRLAHRARALEVTKLPEQATAGAPRGRAGFKPDVIEGGGGVRPAAPMAANDTRELPLMGKIAAGTPIDAIEHETARYPVPESMLGSGEHYLLEIEGDSMIEAGILNGDMVVIKSTDNAASGEIVVALVEGEQATLKRLRKKGASIALEPANRNYETKIYGSDQVAVQGKLVGLMRRYH from the coding sequence ATGCTCACGCGCAAACAGCATGAACTGCTGATGTTCATCCATGAACGCATCCAGGAGACCGGCGTCTCCCCTTCGTTCGACGAGATGAAGGAGGCGCTCGATCTGGCTTCCAAGTCCGGCATTCACCGACTCATTACGGCGCTGGAGGAACGCGGCTTCATCCGCCGTCTCGCTCACCGCGCTCGCGCTTTGGAAGTCACGAAACTGCCCGAACAGGCGACGGCCGGCGCGCCGCGCGGTCGCGCCGGGTTCAAGCCCGACGTCATCGAGGGCGGCGGGGGTGTCCGACCTGCGGCCCCGATGGCGGCCAACGACACCCGCGAGTTGCCGCTGATGGGCAAGATCGCCGCCGGCACACCGATTGATGCGATCGAGCATGAAACGGCCCGGTATCCGGTTCCGGAGTCCATGCTGGGCTCGGGCGAGCACTACCTGCTGGAGATCGAAGGTGACTCCATGATCGAGGCAGGCATCCTGAACGGCGACATGGTGGTGATCAAATCGACCGACAACGCTGCCTCCGGCGAGATCGTGGTGGCTCTGGTCGAGGGCGAGCAGGCGACGCTGAAACGCCTTCGCAAGAAAGGCGCCTCGATCGCGCTTGAACCCGCCAACCGCAACTACGAGACCAAGATCTATGGCTCGGATCAGGTCGCGGTCCAAGGCAAGCTGGTCGGCCTTATGCGCCGCTATCACTGA
- a CDS encoding ComEC/Rec2 family competence protein encodes MRAWLHAEVAAQTLRWRLWAPVAFGAGGGVYFALRAEPVLWPLLLGAALAFGLWVMARRRGGSRRLTWLLLMVACASGGLAAAKVRTEAVAAPIAPALSEPTLIEAWVVDVDSPGQRGARVVIAPVWIRGLAPEKTPVRLRATVRGEPPRPGEAIRLFGILNPPPAPASPGAYDFGRNAFFQGMGGVAFALGETRGAELAPPPWRLRLEMAVNGARFALAERIVARLGERTGGIAAAMTTSHETWISQEDMDVMRDSGLAHILSVSGLHMAIVGGFVFFAVRLGVAAWPWLALRVHGKKVAALAGLTAVGVYLVVSGAPPPAERAAITASIAFLAILLDRQAVTMHGLAVAAFIVLAIQPEAIVTPGFQMSFAATAALVALVEAWPKRPREISAPWPILAMQRLGGWLTAAVAASVVAGLATGPFAMQHFNRTAMYGLLANLGTSPVADFILMPALALGAALEPLGLGGPFLTVAGWGVDLMLAIGAWTAGLPGAVKTVASAPNYVLPVAFLGVLFVCLWQGRLRWLGLPFAAAVLIWPRAPTPDLWIGDGGTNAAFHRDQAAVVVRPGVREFAVDLWSRRRGLTMMDRSETGWVCDRFSCRPDTNEAGPVAIWWGRKSPSSDQMETLCRAAPVVSVRAVVSSIPSACQDRLVLDGIDFSRGGAVELWRVRSGEPNRWRAVWTADVRGDRPWARQPDPEVSDSGA; translated from the coding sequence TTGCGCGCCTGGCTGCACGCCGAGGTCGCCGCCCAGACCCTGAGATGGCGGCTATGGGCGCCGGTCGCATTCGGAGCGGGCGGAGGCGTCTATTTCGCCCTGCGAGCCGAGCCAGTCTTGTGGCCCCTGTTGTTGGGCGCCGCCTTGGCCTTTGGGCTTTGGGTGATGGCGCGCCGGCGCGGCGGGTCGCGGCGTCTGACCTGGCTGCTGTTGATGGTGGCCTGCGCGTCAGGTGGGCTGGCGGCGGCCAAGGTGCGCACCGAAGCCGTCGCCGCGCCGATCGCGCCCGCCCTCAGCGAACCGACCTTGATCGAAGCCTGGGTCGTCGATGTCGACAGCCCGGGGCAGCGAGGCGCGCGGGTCGTGATCGCGCCGGTCTGGATTCGCGGACTGGCGCCCGAAAAGACGCCGGTGCGCTTGCGGGCGACGGTGCGGGGCGAGCCGCCGCGGCCCGGCGAAGCGATCCGCTTGTTTGGCATTCTGAATCCGCCGCCTGCGCCGGCCAGCCCCGGCGCCTACGACTTCGGCCGCAACGCCTTCTTCCAAGGTATGGGCGGCGTGGCGTTCGCCTTGGGTGAAACGCGTGGGGCCGAGCTTGCCCCGCCGCCGTGGCGACTTCGACTTGAAATGGCGGTCAACGGCGCCCGTTTCGCACTGGCCGAGCGGATCGTGGCAAGACTCGGCGAACGGACCGGCGGGATCGCCGCCGCCATGACGACCAGTCACGAAACCTGGATCAGTCAGGAGGACATGGATGTGATGCGCGATTCCGGCCTGGCGCACATCCTGTCGGTGTCAGGGCTGCATATGGCCATCGTCGGCGGTTTCGTCTTCTTCGCCGTGCGGCTGGGCGTGGCGGCCTGGCCTTGGTTGGCTCTGCGGGTTCACGGCAAGAAGGTCGCAGCATTGGCGGGCCTCACGGCGGTCGGGGTCTATCTGGTGGTGTCGGGCGCGCCGCCGCCGGCCGAGCGGGCGGCGATCACCGCCTCCATCGCCTTTCTCGCCATCCTGCTGGATCGACAGGCGGTGACGATGCATGGCCTAGCTGTGGCGGCCTTCATCGTTCTGGCGATCCAGCCTGAAGCCATCGTCACGCCGGGCTTCCAGATGTCGTTCGCGGCGACGGCGGCTTTGGTCGCCCTGGTCGAGGCCTGGCCGAAGCGCCCGCGCGAAATATCCGCGCCCTGGCCGATCCTGGCCATGCAGCGGCTGGGCGGTTGGTTGACGGCGGCTGTCGCGGCCAGCGTCGTCGCAGGATTGGCGACGGGCCCGTTCGCCATGCAGCATTTCAACCGCACCGCCATGTACGGACTGCTCGCCAATCTCGGCACGTCGCCCGTGGCGGACTTCATCCTGATGCCCGCGCTGGCCTTGGGCGCAGCGCTGGAACCCTTGGGGCTGGGGGGACCGTTCCTGACGGTCGCGGGATGGGGCGTGGACCTGATGTTGGCGATCGGCGCCTGGACGGCGGGATTGCCCGGCGCAGTCAAAACGGTCGCCAGCGCGCCCAACTATGTCCTGCCGGTCGCCTTTCTGGGCGTATTGTTCGTCTGTCTGTGGCAGGGCCGGCTGCGATGGTTGGGACTGCCCTTCGCAGCCGCCGTCCTGATCTGGCCACGTGCGCCGACGCCAGACCTCTGGATTGGCGATGGCGGGACGAACGCCGCCTTTCACCGTGATCAGGCGGCCGTCGTGGTCCGGCCTGGCGTGCGCGAGTTTGCAGTCGATCTCTGGTCGCGGCGACGAGGGCTGACCATGATGGATCGGTCGGAGACGGGCTGGGTCTGCGACCGCTTCTCCTGTCGACCGGACACCAATGAGGCGGGTCCCGTGGCGATCTGGTGGGGGCGAAAGTCGCCAAGCTCAGATCAGATGGAGACGTTATGCCGCGCAGCGCCCGTCGTCAGCGTCCGCGCCGTCGTCTCGTCGATCCCAAGCGCCTGTCAGGATCGCCTTGTCTTGGACGGCATAGACTTCTCGCGGGGTGGGGCGGTGGAGTTGTGGCGCGTCCGTTCGGGCGAGCCGAATCGATGGCGAGCGGTGTGGACGGCCGACGTTCGTGGCGACCGCCCCTGGGCGCGTCAGCCCGATCCGGAGGTCAGTGATAGCGGCGCATAA
- the gltX gene encoding glutamate--tRNA ligase produces the protein MTSPSSTVVTRFAPSPTGYLHIGGARTALFNWLYAKRHAGRFLIRVEDTDRERSTDEAVKAIFDGLSWLELFADDEPVFQFSRADRHREVVDQLLETGHAYRDFTSAEETGRLRDEAKAEKRTFESPWRDREPTVDDLASPHVVRFRRPKATTVTVADEVQGDVNWSTDDLDDLVLLRSDGAPTYNLAVVVDDHDMGVTHVIRGDDHLNNAARQSLIYDALGWTRPTFAHIPLIHGPDGAKLSKRHGAQAVHEYAELGYLPEAMRNYLARLGWAHGDDELFSDAQAIEWFDLAGIGKAPARLDFDKLAHVNSHWLRLADDERLAKLTLDAHLQKGHALAEADEARLQRAMPFVKDRAKTILDLADQTAFVLKSRPLILDDKAKALLSCETLDRLARLHERLSLFQSWDVFALEAELKTFAESEGVGFGKIGPPMRSALTAGSTSPDIARTLSALGRDESLGRLDDALQQTK, from the coding sequence ATGACCTCACCTTCCTCGACTGTCGTCACCCGCTTCGCCCCCTCGCCGACAGGCTATCTGCATATCGGCGGGGCGAGAACCGCTTTGTTCAACTGGCTGTACGCCAAGAGACACGCTGGACGTTTCCTGATCCGGGTCGAGGACACCGACCGTGAACGCTCGACGGATGAGGCGGTGAAGGCCATTTTCGACGGCCTGAGCTGGCTGGAGCTGTTCGCCGACGACGAGCCGGTGTTCCAGTTCAGCCGGGCCGACCGCCACCGCGAGGTGGTCGATCAACTGCTCGAAACCGGCCACGCCTACCGCGACTTCACCTCGGCCGAGGAGACCGGTCGTCTGCGCGATGAGGCCAAGGCCGAAAAGCGCACTTTCGAATCGCCCTGGCGCGACCGCGAGCCGACCGTAGATGATCTGGCCTCGCCGCACGTCGTGCGTTTCCGTCGGCCAAAGGCGACGACGGTCACGGTGGCCGATGAGGTCCAGGGCGACGTGAACTGGTCGACCGACGACCTGGACGATCTGGTTCTGCTGCGTTCGGACGGCGCGCCGACCTATAATCTCGCCGTCGTTGTGGACGACCACGACATGGGCGTGACCCACGTCATTCGCGGCGACGACCATCTGAACAACGCCGCGCGCCAGAGCCTGATCTACGATGCGTTGGGCTGGACGCGTCCGACCTTCGCCCACATCCCCCTGATCCACGGACCGGACGGCGCCAAGCTGTCGAAGCGTCACGGCGCCCAGGCGGTGCATGAATACGCCGAGCTGGGCTACTTGCCCGAGGCCATGCGCAACTATCTGGCTCGCCTGGGGTGGGCGCACGGCGACGACGAACTGTTCAGCGACGCTCAGGCCATCGAATGGTTCGATCTCGCCGGCATCGGCAAGGCGCCCGCCCGCTTGGACTTCGACAAGCTGGCCCACGTCAATTCGCACTGGCTGCGCCTCGCCGACGACGAACGTCTCGCCAAGCTGACGCTGGATGCGCATCTGCAGAAGGGTCACGCCCTGGCGGAGGCGGATGAAGCCCGCCTCCAGCGCGCCATGCCTTTCGTCAAGGACCGGGCCAAGACGATCCTCGATCTGGCCGACCAAACCGCCTTCGTTCTGAAATCCCGTCCGCTGATCCTGGACGACAAGGCGAAGGCGCTGCTGTCCTGTGAGACGCTGGATCGCCTCGCCCGCCTGCATGAGCGGCTGTCCCTGTTCCAATCCTGGGACGTCTTCGCGCTGGAAGCCGAGCTCAAGACCTTTGCGGAATCCGAGGGCGTCGGGTTCGGAAAGATCGGCCCGCCAATGCGCTCAGCGCTTACCGCAGGGTCAACATCACCTGATATTGCACGAACTTTGTCGGCTCTTGGGCGCGACGAAAGTCTCGGGCGCTTGGATGATGCGCTGCAACAGACTAAGTGA